One Prolixibacteraceae bacterium DNA segment encodes these proteins:
- the lepB gene encoding signal peptidase I has protein sequence MSFIQTKIRDNRKNFIRFVIYSILYILWLVWLGNFYLLPGLFIIFDLYITNKVNWTFWKKRRPEGEKMTKTEEWVDGIIFAVIAATFLRAFFIEAYTIPTSSMEKSMLVGDYLFVSKVSYGPKVPNTPIAFPLVHHTLPFTKSTPAFSEAVQWPYHRLKGFGNVNRNDVVVFNYPEGDTVASKMQNQSYYQLVRAYGWKEVNTNKRVFGDILHRPVDKCENYIKRCIATPGDSLQIIHGVAYINGKQQDRVENLQYEYQLRTDGSRINPKVLDKIGVAPDDIATNGVIYQMPLTSEMVDKLHKYKGIQSIVKYEATKPTTSVFPFDEKYQWNEDNYGPIYIPKKGATVSLNLSNLSLYSRLIDVYEDNDLVVKDGIIYINGHVVDRYTFKMNYYWMMGDNRHNSADSRYWGFVPEDHIVGKAVFVWFSVDKFKSFPDNIRWSRLFSSVK, from the coding sequence ATGAGTTTTATTCAAACTAAAATACGGGATAATCGCAAAAACTTTATTCGTTTTGTGATCTATAGTATCCTTTACATCCTATGGCTAGTATGGCTTGGTAATTTCTACCTTCTTCCTGGTCTTTTCATTATTTTTGACCTATACATTACGAATAAGGTTAATTGGACATTCTGGAAAAAACGTCGTCCTGAAGGGGAGAAGATGACTAAAACAGAAGAGTGGGTTGATGGAATTATATTTGCTGTGATAGCGGCAACTTTCCTTCGTGCTTTCTTTATTGAGGCTTATACAATACCTACTTCTTCGATGGAAAAATCTATGCTTGTTGGAGATTATCTTTTTGTAAGTAAAGTAAGTTATGGTCCTAAGGTACCAAATACTCCTATTGCATTTCCTCTTGTTCATCATACTTTACCATTTACAAAATCTACTCCTGCTTTTTCAGAAGCGGTTCAATGGCCATATCATCGCCTAAAGGGTTTCGGAAATGTGAATAGAAATGATGTGGTTGTTTTTAACTACCCAGAAGGGGATACTGTCGCTTCTAAGATGCAGAATCAAAGTTATTACCAATTGGTGCGTGCTTATGGCTGGAAAGAAGTGAATACAAACAAACGTGTTTTCGGTGATATTTTACATCGTCCTGTAGACAAATGTGAGAACTATATTAAAAGATGTATTGCCACCCCTGGTGACTCTCTTCAGATAATTCATGGTGTTGCTTACATTAATGGAAAACAACAAGATAGAGTTGAAAATTTACAGTATGAGTATCAGTTGCGAACTGATGGTTCTCGTATAAACCCTAAAGTACTTGATAAGATCGGTGTTGCTCCTGATGATATTGCAACAAATGGTGTGATTTACCAGATGCCTTTGACTTCTGAAATGGTGGATAAATTACATAAATATAAAGGAATTCAATCTATTGTAAAGTACGAAGCAACAAAACCAACCACTTCTGTATTTCCTTTTGATGAAAAATATCAATGGAATGAAGATAATTATGGCCCTATTTACATTCCAAAGAAAGGTGCTACAGTATCTCTAAATCTCTCAAATTTATCGCTTTACAGTAGATTGATTGATGTTTATGAGGACAATGATTTAGTTGTAAAAGATGGAATCATATATATCAATGGCCATGTTGTTGATCGTTATACTTTCAAGATGAACTATTATTGGATGATGGGAGATAATAGACATAATAGTGCTGATTCTAGATATTGGGGATTTGTACCTGAAGATCATATTGTCGGTAAAGCTGTCTTTGTATGGTTCTCTGTTGATAAATTCAAGAGTTTCCCTGACAATATTCGTTGGAGTCGTCTTTTCTCTTCTGTGAAATAG
- the dapB gene encoding 4-hydroxy-tetrahydrodipicolinate reductase yields MKIALIGYGKMGKTIEKIALDRGHDISLIVDVKNANTITAADLKGIDVAIEFTNPDSAVNNYMLCFEAGVPVVSGTTGWLEQEQQVYNTINQKDGTFFYASNFSLGVNLFFELNKQLGKMMNSFPDYDVDMVEVHHTQKLDAPSGTAITLAEGLFDTLDRKSSWTLDKANDAQVHIEAERRGEVPGIHTVKYESEVDEIVITHSAKSRQGFAFGAVIAAEFAYDKKGVLSMKDLLNL; encoded by the coding sequence ATGAAGATAGCTTTAATTGGTTATGGAAAGATGGGGAAGACAATCGAAAAGATTGCCCTAGATCGTGGTCATGACATTTCATTGATCGTTGATGTGAAGAATGCGAATACAATTACTGCTGCAGATCTAAAAGGAATTGATGTTGCAATTGAATTTACCAACCCTGATTCTGCTGTGAACAATTATATGCTATGCTTCGAAGCTGGTGTTCCTGTAGTTAGTGGAACTACTGGTTGGCTTGAGCAAGAACAGCAGGTTTATAATACCATCAATCAAAAAGATGGCACCTTCTTCTATGCTTCTAACTTTAGCTTGGGAGTAAACCTATTTTTTGAGCTGAATAAGCAATTAGGTAAAATGATGAACAGTTTTCCTGATTACGACGTCGATATGGTGGAAGTTCATCATACTCAAAAACTAGATGCTCCTAGTGGAACAGCAATTACTCTTGCGGAGGGACTATTTGATACATTGGATCGTAAGTCTTCTTGGACACTTGATAAAGCAAACGACGCTCAAGTTCATATTGAAGCAGAGAGAAGGGGAGAAGTCCCTGGAATCCATACAGTAAAATATGAGTCTGAAGTGGATGAAATTGTGATCACTCATAGTGCAAAAAGTCGTCAAGGTTTTGCTTTTGGTGCTGTTATTGCTGCAGAGTTCGCTTATGATAAGAAGGGTGTTTTGTCGATGAAAGACCTCCTGAATTTATAA